One Streptomyces sp. CNQ-509 DNA window includes the following coding sequences:
- a CDS encoding NAD(P)/FAD-dependent oxidoreductase produces the protein MDLLIAGAGPAGLATALHAARAGLDVAVWEQRAGTVDKACGEGLMPSAVAALTALGVHPPGHDLRGIRYVAGPHRVHADFRAGPGRGVRRTALHTALHEAALAAGVRVEQRAVRRIEQDDDGVVVDGTRTGHLAAADGLHSPIRRALGLYRPHRAHRRHGLRRHYRLAPWSDYVEVHWARDAEIYVTPVADDLVSVAVLTTARRPYDDHLAAFPALQERLAGVGTAGPVRGAGPLRQAASARTAGRVLLVGDAAGYVDALTGEGIALALAQASAAVRAVAGGDLMAYEREWRRITRRYRWLTRALLGATRMPPVRAALVPAAQRLPWLFAAAVDALAHPART, from the coding sequence GTGGACCTGCTCATCGCCGGCGCCGGACCCGCCGGTCTCGCCACGGCCCTGCACGCGGCCCGGGCGGGGCTCGACGTCGCCGTCTGGGAGCAGCGCGCCGGCACCGTCGACAAGGCGTGCGGCGAAGGGCTGATGCCGAGTGCCGTCGCCGCCCTGACAGCGCTCGGCGTGCACCCGCCGGGGCACGACCTCCGGGGCATCCGCTACGTCGCCGGACCCCACCGGGTCCACGCCGACTTCCGGGCGGGCCCGGGCCGCGGGGTGCGTCGCACCGCGCTGCACACGGCGCTGCACGAGGCGGCACTTGCCGCGGGCGTGCGGGTCGAGCAGCGCGCTGTCCGCCGTATCGAGCAGGACGACGACGGTGTCGTGGTCGACGGCACCCGCACCGGCCACCTCGCCGCTGCCGACGGCCTGCACTCCCCGATCCGCCGAGCCCTGGGCCTGTACCGGCCGCATCGGGCCCACCGGAGGCACGGGCTGCGGCGTCACTACAGGCTCGCCCCCTGGAGCGATTACGTCGAGGTGCACTGGGCCCGTGACGCGGAGATCTATGTGACGCCGGTGGCCGACGACCTCGTAAGCGTCGCGGTGCTCACCACCGCCCGCAGACCGTACGACGACCACCTTGCCGCCTTCCCCGCATTGCAGGAGCGGCTGGCCGGAGTCGGCACCGCAGGGCCGGTGCGCGGGGCGGGCCCGCTCCGCCAGGCTGCGAGCGCGCGCACGGCCGGCCGGGTGCTGCTCGTCGGCGATGCCGCCGGCTACGTGGACGCGCTGACCGGCGAGGGCATCGCCCTGGCGCTCGCCCAGGCGTCGGCGGCGGTGCGAGCAGTCGCCGGCGGCGACCTGATGGCCTACGAACGGGAATGGCGGCGAATCACCCGGCGCTATCGCTGGCTCACCCGGGCACTGCTCGGCGCGACGAGGATGCCCCCGGTCCGGGCAGCACTGGTGCCCGCGGCGCAGCGGCTCCCGTGGTTGTTCGCCGCGGCCGTCGACGCGCTCGCGCATCCGGCACGGACGTGA
- a CDS encoding CPBP family intramembrane glutamic endopeptidase: MTTRTAALIRRLDLDPGVLRLLSVTFLWVALTCTALLIPISLTLLPGYEAWKFTTRDIAPAIGLAAGFTLAAALLAGSRTSLKAAAARFVTALGLRPGTRRTATVSLAAGLGAGALCLAAAELLVRIPALSATPASEDPRNAAVAGTSTTVHLLDGALSAPVHEELLFRAPLLLLLTFLATPGARETIPTPRLRRTTFTAAAALSALVFTAGHELGGPVNLIFAAFLAAVTTALLLWRRSLVPCIVAHTVHNTAITALWLF, encoded by the coding sequence GTGACCACCCGCACAGCAGCGCTGATACGCCGCCTCGACCTCGACCCAGGGGTGCTGCGGCTGCTGTCGGTGACGTTCCTGTGGGTGGCGCTGACGTGCACCGCACTGCTGATCCCGATCAGCCTCACGCTGCTGCCTGGCTACGAGGCGTGGAAGTTCACCACCCGCGACATCGCCCCGGCGATCGGCCTCGCCGCGGGCTTCACCCTCGCCGCGGCGCTCCTCGCCGGCTCCCGTACGTCCCTGAAAGCAGCCGCCGCCCGCTTCGTCACGGCCCTGGGCCTGCGCCCCGGCACCCGCCGCACGGCGACGGTCAGCCTGGCCGCCGGCCTCGGGGCGGGCGCCCTGTGCCTGGCGGCAGCCGAACTCCTCGTCCGTATCCCGGCCCTGTCCGCCACCCCCGCGTCGGAGGACCCCCGCAACGCCGCCGTGGCCGGCACCTCCACCACCGTCCACCTGCTCGACGGCGCCCTCTCGGCCCCCGTCCACGAAGAACTCCTCTTCCGCGCTCCCCTCCTGCTCCTCCTCACCTTCCTCGCCACCCCGGGAGCCCGCGAGACGATCCCGACCCCCCGCCTGCGCCGCACCACCTTCACCGCCGCCGCGGCCCTCTCCGCCCTCGTCTTCACCGCGGGCCACGAACTGGGCGGCCCGGTCAACCTGATCTTCGCCGCCTTCCTGGCGGCGGTCACCACGGCCCTGCTCCTGTGGCGCCGCTCGCTGGTCCCCTGCATCGTCGCCCACACCGTCCACAACACCGCGATCACGGCCCTCTGGCTCTTCTGA
- a CDS encoding UbiA family prenyltransferase has protein sequence MTTDAAPARPGPSPVLALLAAAHGGPALAVTAVTALLAVRADLQPLDAVVVTGAVFTGQLTIGWGNDLRDLSRDRVVGRTDKPLATGALPVGWVVRAVVTAALACLVLSMLCGWRSALVNVVLGTGAGHVYNLGLKATSWSWVPYVSGFGTLPSIVTLAGPTPVWAPLWMIGAGAALGVGAHLLNALPDLADDARTGVRSLPHRLGGRRSRVLAAVLLPAASLLAVLGPAGTPSWWAGVSLAPVAVLAVFTLVARGRTPFRAALAIALLDVVLLVAG, from the coding sequence GTGACCACCGATGCCGCTCCGGCACGCCCCGGACCGTCGCCCGTGCTTGCGCTGCTCGCCGCAGCCCACGGCGGGCCCGCCCTGGCGGTCACCGCCGTCACGGCCCTGCTCGCGGTCCGCGCGGACCTGCAGCCGCTCGACGCCGTCGTCGTCACCGGAGCGGTGTTCACTGGTCAGTTGACGATCGGCTGGGGCAACGACCTGCGTGATCTCTCTCGCGACCGTGTTGTCGGCCGCACCGACAAGCCGCTGGCCACCGGCGCCCTCCCGGTCGGCTGGGTGGTGCGTGCCGTGGTCACCGCCGCGCTCGCGTGTCTCGTACTGTCCATGCTCTGCGGTTGGCGCAGTGCGCTGGTCAACGTCGTCCTCGGCACCGGTGCGGGCCACGTCTACAACCTCGGGCTCAAGGCCACCTCGTGGTCCTGGGTACCGTACGTCAGCGGCTTCGGGACGCTACCGTCGATCGTCACCCTCGCCGGCCCCACCCCGGTCTGGGCACCGCTGTGGATGATCGGTGCCGGGGCCGCGCTCGGCGTCGGGGCACATCTGCTCAACGCCCTGCCCGACCTCGCCGACGACGCACGCACCGGCGTCCGCAGCCTGCCCCACCGGCTCGGCGGACGGCGCTCGCGCGTCCTGGCCGCGGTGCTGCTGCCGGCAGCCTCGCTGCTCGCCGTGCTCGGTCCCGCCGGTACCCCCTCGTGGTGGGCAGGGGTGTCCCTCGCTCCGGTGGCCGTCCTCGCGGTGTTCACGCTGGTCGCCCGGGGGCGCACCCCCTTCCGGGCCGCGTTGGCCATCGCCCTGCTCGACGTCGTGCTGCTCGTGGCCGGCTGA
- a CDS encoding FAD-dependent oxidoreductase, whose protein sequence is MTSHWIETAPGEPRPPLREGVAVDLAVVGAGVVGLSTAWEAAAAGLSVVVVEASRIAAGVTGHTTAKLSALHSEAYRNVRRAHGRTAARHFAESQADAVRRVADLSAELGIDCELERAPAFTYAQSNESLPEVREEAEAAAEAGLAVELVDGDGTTGPPFPVRAAVRLDDQIQFHPRKYLLGLADDLAARGGLVFEGSRVTSVSAADPCVLTTADGTRLQARDVVVATHYPILDRALLFARLRPRRELVVTRVIPEADDPGGMYLTQEQRTRSARTAPYGPGRRLLIVTGEKFTPGARDVRARLERLNRWTDEYFPGTEPAAGWAAQDNWTGDHVPFVGRLHPGARHLYVATGFAGWGISGGVMAGRLLTGLLTGDEPPWAGLYDPRRLHPLREGPHLLGNQAHVARRFAGDRLSGATAASADDVPRGGGAVVRHGTGHVAVHRDADGKLHRVRARCTHLGCLVRFNDAETTWECPCHGSRFDVDGHVLQGPATRPLRPTGREESREEA, encoded by the coding sequence ATGACGAGCCACTGGATCGAAACCGCACCCGGAGAACCACGACCGCCGCTGCGTGAAGGCGTCGCCGTGGACCTCGCCGTGGTCGGCGCCGGTGTCGTGGGCCTCTCCACCGCGTGGGAGGCGGCCGCCGCCGGCCTGTCCGTCGTCGTGGTGGAGGCCAGCCGGATCGCCGCAGGGGTGACCGGCCACACCACTGCGAAGCTGTCGGCGCTGCACAGCGAGGCGTACCGGAACGTACGGCGCGCGCACGGCCGCACCGCCGCCCGGCACTTCGCCGAGTCGCAGGCCGACGCGGTCCGCCGGGTGGCCGACCTCAGCGCGGAGCTGGGGATCGACTGCGAGCTGGAGCGGGCGCCCGCTTTCACGTACGCGCAGAGCAACGAGAGCCTGCCCGAGGTGCGGGAGGAGGCCGAGGCGGCGGCCGAGGCCGGGCTGGCCGTGGAACTGGTCGACGGCGACGGAACAACGGGACCGCCGTTCCCGGTGCGGGCCGCGGTCCGGCTCGACGACCAGATCCAGTTCCACCCCCGCAAGTACCTCCTTGGGCTGGCAGACGACCTGGCGGCCAGGGGCGGGCTGGTCTTCGAGGGCTCCCGGGTCACTTCGGTCTCCGCGGCCGACCCGTGCGTCCTGACCACGGCCGACGGCACCCGGCTGCAGGCGCGCGACGTCGTCGTCGCCACCCACTACCCGATCCTCGACCGCGCCCTGCTCTTCGCCAGGCTCAGGCCGCGGCGCGAGTTGGTCGTCACCCGCGTCATCCCGGAGGCCGACGACCCAGGCGGCATGTACCTCACGCAGGAGCAGCGCACGCGCTCGGCACGCACCGCCCCGTACGGTCCGGGCCGGCGACTGCTGATCGTCACCGGCGAGAAATTCACGCCGGGCGCACGGGACGTACGGGCGCGGCTGGAGCGGCTGAACCGATGGACGGACGAGTACTTCCCGGGCACCGAGCCGGCGGCCGGCTGGGCCGCCCAGGACAACTGGACCGGCGACCACGTTCCCTTCGTCGGCCGTCTGCACCCGGGCGCGCGTCACCTGTACGTGGCGACCGGCTTCGCCGGGTGGGGCATCAGCGGCGGCGTCATGGCCGGCCGGCTGCTCACCGGGCTGCTCACCGGCGACGAGCCGCCCTGGGCCGGGCTGTACGACCCGCGTCGGCTGCACCCCTTGCGCGAGGGCCCGCACCTGCTCGGCAACCAGGCCCACGTGGCCCGGCGCTTCGCCGGCGACCGGCTCTCGGGCGCCACGGCGGCCTCCGCCGACGACGTGCCGCGCGGCGGCGGCGCCGTCGTCCGCCACGGCACGGGCCACGTCGCCGTCCACCGCGACGCGGACGGCAAGCTGCACCGCGTCCGGGCCCGTTGCACCCACCTGGGCTGCCTCGTGCGCTTCAACGACGCGGAGACGACGTGGGAGTGCCCGTGCCACGGATCGCGCTTCGACGTCGACGGGCACGTACTGCAGGGGCCCGCCACCCGTCCGCTGCGGCCCACCGGACGCGAGGAGTCACGCGAAGAGGCGTGA
- a CDS encoding type III polyketide synthase — protein MTIRVLSVRGILPEHRYRQEEITESFATTLVEGTLDRRVVERLHRNACVDYRHTVLPLEEYARLGDFGRSNDVFIRAGVELGSRAVVEALKDVGLTSADVDYIVSCTVTGLAVPSLEARVAAEIGLRPDVVRLPLVGLGCVAGAAGIARLRDLLRGNPDGVAVLMSVELCSLTLQRDDTSFANLVASGLFGDGAAAVVAVGPEHPLAQSDDPARPEVLASRSRLYPESERAMGWDIGAGGFRIVLDSSVPDLVRRYVGEDFRGFLAEHGLTSDDLGWYVSHPGGPKVLEALQEALGVERDALRVTWDSLRRIGNLSSASVLHVLADTLAHRPPPPGSHGLMLAMGPGFCSELILLRAPGGEV, from the coding sequence ATGACCATACGCGTCCTCAGCGTGCGCGGCATCCTGCCCGAGCACCGCTACCGGCAGGAGGAGATCACCGAGTCATTCGCCACCACGCTCGTCGAGGGCACGCTCGATCGCCGCGTCGTCGAGCGGCTACACCGCAACGCGTGCGTCGATTACCGGCACACCGTGCTCCCCCTGGAGGAGTACGCCCGGCTCGGGGACTTCGGCCGGTCGAACGATGTCTTCATCCGGGCCGGCGTCGAACTCGGCAGTCGCGCAGTGGTCGAAGCGCTCAAGGACGTCGGCCTCACGTCGGCCGACGTCGACTACATCGTGTCGTGCACGGTGACCGGCCTGGCCGTCCCCTCGCTCGAAGCCCGCGTCGCGGCCGAGATCGGGCTGCGCCCCGACGTGGTGCGCCTGCCCCTCGTCGGCCTCGGCTGCGTCGCCGGCGCGGCCGGCATCGCCCGCCTGCGCGACCTGCTGCGCGGCAACCCGGATGGGGTCGCGGTGCTGATGTCGGTCGAACTGTGTTCGCTCACCCTTCAGCGTGACGACACCTCGTTCGCCAACCTCGTGGCGAGCGGTCTCTTCGGGGACGGTGCCGCGGCGGTGGTCGCAGTCGGCCCCGAACACCCGCTGGCGCAGTCCGACGACCCCGCCCGCCCCGAGGTGCTCGCCTCGCGCAGCCGTCTCTACCCCGAATCGGAGCGCGCGATGGGCTGGGACATCGGTGCCGGCGGCTTCCGGATCGTGCTCGACTCCTCGGTCCCCGACCTGGTGCGCCGGTACGTCGGCGAAGACTTCCGCGGCTTCCTCGCCGAGCACGGACTGACCAGCGACGACCTCGGCTGGTACGTCTCGCACCCCGGCGGCCCCAAGGTCCTGGAGGCCCTGCAGGAAGCCCTCGGCGTCGAGCGGGACGCCCTGAGGGTGACCTGGGACTCACTGCGCCGGATCGGCAACCTGTCTTCCGCCTCGGTGCTGCACGTCCTGGCGGACACGCTCGCCCACCGCCCGCCCCCGCCCGGATCCCACGGGCTCATGCTTGCCATGGGCCCCGGATTCTGCTCTGAACTCATCCTCCTGCGCGCCCCCGGGGGTGAGGTGTGA
- a CDS encoding isoprenylcysteine carboxyl methyltransferase family protein, which translates to MSGEILFTALVLAVGLERVAELVVSQRNAAWSIARGGLESGRGHYPFMVVLHTGLLAGALVEVWVRRPDTAPVLAWAMLLLVAASQALRWWCIATLGRQWNTRVIVVPGSPRVTGGPYRWFSHPNYVAVVVEGLALPLVHSAWITAVVFTMLNGFLLTTRMRVEDAALARLS; encoded by the coding sequence GTGAGCGGCGAGATCCTGTTCACCGCCCTGGTCCTGGCCGTCGGCCTGGAGCGGGTCGCCGAACTGGTCGTCTCCCAGCGCAACGCCGCCTGGAGCATCGCGCGGGGCGGCCTGGAGTCCGGGCGAGGCCACTACCCGTTCATGGTGGTGCTGCACACGGGCCTGCTTGCCGGCGCGCTCGTGGAGGTGTGGGTGCGGCGGCCGGACACCGCACCGGTCCTCGCCTGGGCCATGCTCCTGCTCGTCGCGGCCTCACAGGCGCTGCGCTGGTGGTGCATCGCCACCCTGGGCCGGCAGTGGAACACCCGGGTGATCGTTGTGCCCGGCAGTCCGCGCGTGACCGGCGGCCCCTACCGCTGGTTCTCGCACCCGAACTACGTCGCCGTCGTCGTCGAGGGCCTCGCGCTGCCGCTGGTGCACTCGGCCTGGATCACGGCAGTCGTCTTCACCATGCTGAACGGATTCCTGCTCACCACCCGCATGCGGGTCGAGGACGCCGCCCTAGCGCGGCTGTCCTGA
- a CDS encoding amidohydrolase family protein produces MKSMGRRGFLAASTALGAGAGLSAYAAVSAADGNKTADKTADIALRDRDLPFIGTEETFSTPTLLKLNSINQDHIAFLEEIGLSDLGQRRIGDMDAGGLNVQILSAHTPSVQNVPGQRGIDLAYRLNRQLVDGPIAKYPGRFKAFATLPLQSPEAAADELERSVREDGFLGALTNGHIAKKYLDHPDFEPVLARAVALDVPIYLHPGYPADEVFKIYYSTTRSEYTEDYQDYILSGSGYGWHQEVLTQCIRMITYGVFDRFPKLKIIIGHMGEGLPFYYERIVNDMGEPTEDSLEKPIGQYFQDNFWVTTSAFPQTELLHLLLKYISVDRVMFATDYPFADIKEQTDWFRGVDLPREDKEKIAFRNAEKLFGMKVPVK; encoded by the coding sequence ATGAAGTCTATGGGACGTCGCGGCTTTCTAGCCGCTTCCACGGCACTTGGCGCTGGTGCCGGCTTGTCCGCGTATGCCGCCGTTTCGGCAGCGGACGGGAACAAGACTGCGGACAAGACTGCGGACATTGCATTGCGAGACCGGGACCTGCCCTTCATCGGCACGGAGGAGACCTTTTCGACTCCCACGTTGTTGAAGCTGAACTCCATCAATCAGGATCACATAGCGTTCCTTGAGGAAATTGGCCTTTCGGATCTAGGTCAACGCCGCATCGGCGATATGGATGCGGGGGGACTCAACGTTCAAATCCTCTCTGCTCATACACCCTCCGTGCAAAATGTCCCTGGGCAAAGGGGCATCGACCTTGCCTATCGTCTTAACCGGCAACTTGTAGACGGGCCAATCGCTAAATATCCGGGCCGCTTCAAGGCTTTCGCCACCTTGCCCTTGCAGAGCCCGGAGGCGGCGGCGGACGAACTGGAACGCTCGGTTCGGGAAGATGGCTTCTTGGGCGCACTGACCAACGGACACATCGCGAAGAAGTATCTCGATCATCCCGATTTCGAGCCTGTGCTGGCACGTGCCGTTGCTCTCGATGTGCCGATCTACCTGCATCCCGGCTATCCAGCTGACGAGGTCTTCAAGATCTACTACAGCACCACACGGTCTGAATACACGGAAGACTACCAAGACTACATTCTCAGTGGGTCTGGATATGGCTGGCACCAGGAGGTGCTGACCCAATGCATTCGGATGATCACGTACGGGGTCTTCGACAGATTCCCCAAACTGAAAATCATCATCGGCCACATGGGCGAAGGTCTTCCCTTCTACTACGAGCGGATCGTCAATGACATGGGCGAGCCAACAGAAGACTCGCTCGAGAAGCCCATCGGGCAATACTTCCAGGACAACTTCTGGGTCACAACCAGCGCATTCCCCCAGACCGAACTGCTCCATCTCCTGCTGAAGTACATAAGCGTGGATCGAGTGATGTTCGCAACCGACTACCCGTTCGCGGACATAAAGGAGCAGACCGACTGGTTCCGCGGAGTCGATTTGCCACGCGAAGACAAGGAAAAGATTGCGTTCCGAAATGCAGAGAAACTGTTCGGAATGAAAGTGCCCGTGAAGTGA
- a CDS encoding NAD-dependent epimerase/dehydratase family protein — protein MSGEATGHLMCMRVAITGASRTIGSVVVQGLRVEDAYGLACLARRRSEGPDSRGVDWRSVDFSTVACQDTLVGASTGAVVHSAWGFQLPHDPACLTELGIGGIRRMLRAVAETGVPHLVHKSSFGASSPKKDNRGVEQYWPAKGMPSSWHSRHKPVAERLLDQHAASGTGALVTRPWPGFAGQGGAGLLPALVCSVRPRTQQDARPAAGPAEGPRADYRNGSPDDVAVALRQRVADPFHLTADTPVSAAVIADALGARPVHVPLAAVRAVMPAAWHARLQQFETGWPGMAFRTARTRLPGWSGA, from the coding sequence GTGAGCGGAGAAGCGACGGGGCACCTGATGTGCATGCGTGTCGCGATTACCGGGGCGAGCCGGACCATCGGTTCCGTCGTCGTGCAAGGTCTGCGTGTCGAGGACGCCTACGGCCTCGCATGCCTGGCCCGGCGGCGGTCCGAGGGCCCCGACAGCCGTGGCGTCGACTGGCGCTCGGTGGACTTCAGCACCGTGGCTTGCCAGGACACGCTCGTCGGGGCGTCCACGGGCGCGGTCGTTCACTCGGCTTGGGGCTTTCAGCTGCCCCACGACCCCGCCTGCCTCACCGAACTCGGAATCGGCGGTATCCGCCGGATGCTCAGGGCCGTCGCCGAGACCGGCGTTCCCCACCTGGTCCACAAGTCCTCGTTCGGCGCCAGCTCTCCGAAGAAGGACAACCGTGGGGTCGAGCAGTATTGGCCCGCCAAGGGCATGCCCAGCTCCTGGCACAGCCGGCATAAGCCGGTAGCCGAACGCCTCCTCGACCAGCACGCGGCCTCCGGCACCGGCGCGCTCGTCACCCGACCGTGGCCGGGGTTCGCCGGGCAGGGTGGCGCCGGCCTGCTCCCCGCTCTGGTATGCAGTGTCCGCCCTCGTACTCAGCAGGATGCCCGGCCTGCTGCCGGCCCTGCTGAGGGACCGAGGGCTGACTACCGCAACGGTTCACCCGACGATGTCGCCGTGGCGCTCCGCCAGCGCGTGGCGGATCCCTTCCATCTCACCGCCGATACGCCCGTGAGCGCGGCGGTCATCGCGGACGCGCTCGGTGCCAGGCCGGTGCACGTGCCCTTGGCGGCGGTCCGCGCCGTCATGCCGGCTGCTTGGCATGCGCGCCTGCAGCAGTTCGAGACCGGGTGGCCGGGTATGGCCTTTCGGACGGCCCGGACGCGCCTGCCGGGATGGTCGGGGGCATGA